The following are from one region of the Muntiacus reevesi chromosome 3, mMunRee1.1, whole genome shotgun sequence genome:
- the GOLGA1 gene encoding golgin subfamily A member 1, which translates to MFAKLKKKIAEETAVTQRPGGATRIPRSVSKESVASMGADSGDDFASDGSSSREDLSSQLLRRNEQIRKLEARLSDYAEQVRTLQKIKEKLEIALEKHQDSSMRKFQEQNETFQANRAKMAEGLALALARKDQEWSEKVDQLEKDKRFLTAQLQEMKNQSLNLFQRRDEMDELEGFQQQELSKVKHMLLKKEESLGKMEQELEARTRELSRTREELVTSSQISLDLSQKLEELQRQYSALEEQRDRVTASKTGAENKITVLEQKEQELQAFIQQLSIDLQKVTAETQEKEKLITHLQEKVASLEKRLEQNLSGEEHVQELLKEKTLAEQNLEDTRQQLLAARSSQAKAISNLETRVKELEQNLQASEEKLKQSSDVVAAQEAQIRELATANKESSRAQLQVLAREEQYTERIHVLEAQLAGLGRARVAELKATEQELRKLEQENAALKESKNECECSLQHHQLELKKLKEEWSQREIVSVAMAQALEEVRKQREELQQQASDLTAMVGEKEQSLQEKMEVILQKEQEILQLKKGHDSVLLKTHQLQSELEALRGLRTEEAEAAASREDLLRLTGQEQPMVLSASQPHVTSRAGQDPEYQLPAVEGIPNGEMAAAMDLGQLQKEKQDLEQQLLEKNKTIKQMQQRMLELKKTLQKELKIRPDNELFEVREKPGPEMSNMAPSVTNNADLTDAREINFEYLKHVVLKFMSCRESEAFHLIKAVSVLLNFSQEEENMLKETLEYKMSWFGSKPAPKGSIRPSISNPRTPWS; encoded by the exons GCTTCTGATGGAAGCAGCTCCAGAGAAGATCTTTCATCCCAGCTTTTGAGAAGGAATGAACAAATACGGAAATTAGAGGCCAGACTTTCTG ACTATGCTGAACAGGTCCGCACCTTGCAGAAGATAAAAGAGAAGCTTGAAATTGCCTTAGAAAAACACCAGGATT CTTCCATGCGGAAATTTCAAGAGCAGAATGAGACATTCCAAGCCAACAGAGCCAAAATGGCAGAAGGACTGGCTTTGGCATTAGCCAGAAAGGACCAG gaaTGGTCAGAAAAAGTGGATCAGCTTGAAAAG GATAAAAGGTTTCTGACAGCTCAGTTACAGGAAATGAAGAACCAGAGTTTGAatcttttccaaagaagagatgAAATGGATGAATTAGAGGGATTCCAGCAACAGGAACTAAGTAAAGTAAAGCACATG cttttaaaaaaagaagaaagcttgGGGAAAATGGAGCAAGAATTGGAGGCACGAACCAGAGAACTTAGTCGCACCCGGGAGGAATTGGTGACGTCCAGTCAGATTTCGTTAGACTTaagccagaagctggaagaactGCAGAGACAGTACTCAGCGCTGGAAGAGCAGAG AGATCGTGTGACAGCTTCGAAAACAGGTGCAGAGAATAAGATCACAGTCCTGGAGCAAAAGGAACAGGAGCTCCaagcattcattcaacaactttCCATTGATTTGCAAAAG GTCACTGCTGAaactcaagagaaagaaaaactcatcACACACTTGCAGGAGAAGGTtgcatccctggagaagagactagAGCAGAATCTCTCAGGGGAAGAACATGTGCAGGAACTTCTGAAAGAG AAAACACTTGCTGAGCAGAATTTGGAGGATACCAGACAGCAGCTCTTGGCAGCCAGAAGCAGCCAGGCCAAGGCCATCAGCAACCTGGAGACTCGG GTGAAAGAACTGGAGCAGAACCTGCAGGCCTCTGAGGAGAAGCTGAAGCAGAGCAGTGACGTGGTGGCAGCTCAGGAAGCTCAAATTCGAGAGCTT GCCACCGCGAACAAGGAGAGCAGCCGTGCCCAGCTGCAGGTCCTCGCTCGGGAGGAGCAGTACACAGAGCGGATCCACGTGCTGGAGGCCCAGCTGGCAGGCCTGGGCAGAGCGCGGGTGGCCGAACTGAAAGCCACAGAGCAGGAGCTG AGAAAGCTGGAGCAAGAAAATGCAGCCCTTAAAGAAAGTAAGAATGAATGTgaatgttctttacagcatcaccAGCTTGAACTAAAGAAGCTGAAG GAAGAATGGAGCCAAAGAGAAATCGTGAGTGTGGCAATGGCTCAAGCCCTGGAGGAGGTGCGGAAGCAGAGGGAAGAGTTGCAGCAGCAG GCCTCTGACCTGACAGCCATGGTCGGCGAGAAGGAGCAGAGTCTGCAGGAGAAAATGGAAGTGATTCTCCAGAAAGAGCAGGAGATTCTCCAGCTGAAGAAAG GTCACGACTCTGTGCTGCTGAAGACACACCAGCTGCAGAGCGAGCTGGAGGCCCTGCGGGGCCTGAGGACCGAGGAGGCGGAGGCTGCCGCCTCGCGGGAGGACCTGCTGAGGCTGACAGGCCAGGAGCAGCCCATGGTGctctcagccagccagccccAT GTGACCTCGAGGGCTGGGCAAGACCCCGAGTACCAGCTTCCAGCTGTGGAGGGAATACCAAACGGAGAGATGGCGGCAGCCATGGATCTGGGGCAGCTACAGAAGGAAAAACAGGACTTGGAGCAGCAACTTCTAGAGAAAAATAAG ACCATAAAGCAGATGCAGCAGAGGATGCTGGAGCTCAAGAAGACTCTGCAAAAGGAACTG aaaatcagACCTGATAATGAGCTTTTTGAAGTCCGAGAGAAGCCTGGGCCTGAGATGTCAAACATGGCACCTTCGGTCACGAATAATGCTGACCTGACTGACGCTCGCGAGATCAACTTCGAATACCTCAAACACGTGGTTTTAAAATTCATGTCCTGTCGTGAATCTGAG GCTTTTCATCTTATAAAAGCTGTGTCAGTGTTGCTGAACTTTTCACAAGAGGAGGAGAACATGCTCAAAGAAACCCTGGAGTATAAG ATGTCGTGGTTTGGGTCCAAGCCAGCTCCCAAGGGCAGCATCCGGCCGTCCATCTCCAACCCTCGGACACCGTGGTCCTAG